The Herpetosiphon gulosus nucleotide sequence ATGGCGCGATAAGCCCAATAATTCGGCGGCGCGGGTTTTATTACCATTGGCTTGTTGCAAGGCCTGTTGCAATAAACTGCGTTCGACTAATTCAAGTTGTAGGCCTGTTGCCGGCAAGTTGATTGGTTCAAGCGTGGCAATTGGTAAATCGTGCGGCAAATGTTCTGGTTGAATCGGCTGGCCATTAGCTGCAACCGCCGCGCGTTCAAGCACATGGCGCAATTCGGGCAAATTAGCGCTCCATTGACTTTGCTCTAGTTTTTGGAGCGCCTCAGGACTGAGCATTTGCTGTCCAAGCCAGTAAGCTGCTAACAAGCCAATATCGCTGCGGCGCTGATTAAGGTTAGGTAGATGCAGCGTAGGAACCGCTTGATTCGACGCTTCAAGGCTGGTCAGCAGCACACAAGCCTCAGGCTTTCGAGCAAGTAACCAATCCAACCAAGCTAAACCATGGCGAATGATCACGCTGCCTTGGCCGGCTTCGGTCAACGCTGCCTCAAGCATTGATTCGTTCAGCAAGTCAGCATCAAGCTCAAGCAAGGGTCCATGCTGGCGCTGGCTGATAGCATGGGCATACCGCGCTAATTGAGCCTTGCCCACGCCCGCCTCACCAACTAAAACCAATAAAGACAAGCGATCGACCATGCGGTCAAGCTGCTGGCGACAAGCTAGCCACACAGGATGACTGCCAATCAAATCGTTGACCATGCGCTGCTGCTGCTGTTGGCGTAAACGCCGCAGTTCTTGT carries:
- a CDS encoding response regulator, translating into MTKRLLVIDDEANLRWVLSEALSDQGYDVVVAANANDGLAAMSRQPADVVILDLKLKGMDGLATLARLRERWPEVVVLILTAYGTVASAVEAMQLGAADYLRKPFDLEEIGFKLQRALERSALQQELRRLRQQQQQRMVNDLIGSHPVWLACRQQLDRMVDRLSLLVLVGEAGVGKAQLARYAHAISQRQHGPLLELDADLLNESMLEAALTEAGQGSVIIRHGLAWLDWLLARKPEACVLLTSLEASNQAVPTLHLPNLNQRRSDIGLLAAYWLGQQMLSPEALQKLEQSQWSANLPELRHVLERAAVAANGQPIQPEHLPHDLPIATLEPINLPATGLQLELVERSLLQQALQQANGNKTRAAELLGLSRHQLLYRLEKHGLS